The following coding sequences are from one Triticum aestivum cultivar Chinese Spring chromosome 5A, IWGSC CS RefSeq v2.1, whole genome shotgun sequence window:
- the LOC123108463 gene encoding uncharacterized protein: MHRREKNSLTPMWISASFSLLSRPSTLPQPRTPPSPSHPQASCPLLLASALMERRFGIWPPSMVATSAAVTSLSPEEGTPLGRLVWGCSDSPAENGAALYATTNSKKCGGLFSLATRLEALVPTKWLAIEPRRRRTIAGQPACVHEVYRASMNFSLSGLPRLRCDLWRTTGERGGAEHRRLPSLYTRRCRLEVLGYLFCGDLLSGWRLDGYRFPDRWHKDLQVFCAEVPGHVHL; encoded by the exons ATGCACAGAAGAGAAAAGAACTCGTTGACACCCATGTGGATCTCGGCCAGCTTCTCCCTTCTCTCCAGACCCTCCACCCTCCCCCAACCACGGACACCGCCCTCACCTTCTCATCCACAGGCATCTTGCCCTCTGCTTCTCGCAAGTGCCTTGATGGAGCGTAGATTTGGCATCTGGCCTCCCTCAATGGTGGCCACGTCTGCCGCGGTGACATCCTTGTCCCCTGAGGAGGGGACGCCCCTGGGCCGCCTGGTGTGGGGCTGTTCCGACTCACCGGCGGAGAACGGCGCCGCTCTGTATGCTACCACTAATTCCAAGAAGTGTGGCGGTCTCTTCTCCCTAGCGACGCGGCTGGAGGCTCTGGTGCCAACTAAATGGCTCGCCATTGAGCCGCGGCGGAGGCGCACTATTGCTGGTCAACCCGCGTGCGTGCACGAAGTCTACAGAGCATCCATG AACTTCTCCTTGTCTGGACTTCCACGGTTGAGATGTGATTTGTGGAGGACCACCGGCGAGCGCGGCGGCGCAGAACACAGGCGGTTGCCATCGCTGTACACGCGTCGGTGCCGTCTCGAAGTTTTGGGCTATTTGTTCTGCGGCGATCTCCTCTCTGGCTGGCGTCTCGACGGCTACAGGTTTCCAGATCGGTGGCACAAGGACCTGCAAGTCTTTTGTGCAGAAGTTCCAGGACACGTGCATCTCTGA